One window from the genome of Rhodococcus sp. ABRD24 encodes:
- a CDS encoding permease encodes MAWWAMFSAMFWLYVASASADAVGVPDTVIGMGLSVVTYGIINRILSRHATRTGLSVESLSRKMFGAVGSILAPLVFAATALYFGVFEGSIVAVALQEYFGGDLRTWYLVSVVYMIPLVIGGVATWLDKINGILLPFYVIGLVAVVVGATIKQGYPSGWLDSVATTGPLPGWMTSYLIYMGVWVMMMYTFDYARLGKPSDAKFHGTVTFGWVFYLFTFGVNGLIGIYLLSSWGIAGTETGVVKAVINSLGIAGVLLILVSQTRINTANYYLASSNLQVLADRAFGRTTPRAVWVLVAGVLAYLFMLTDVLGYLLTALAWQGVLVTAWVAIALVHIALDKSDQEQAAVSTRGGGALAWLLASAVGIAATVQSTYPVVAQLAPLITVLLAASLYWFSRTSRLLNQTKTTCAAEI; translated from the coding sequence ATGGCGTGGTGGGCCATGTTCAGCGCCATGTTCTGGCTCTATGTCGCGTCGGCCTCCGCTGATGCCGTAGGCGTACCGGACACGGTCATCGGTATGGGCCTGTCGGTCGTCACCTACGGGATCATCAACCGAATTCTCTCACGCCATGCAACACGAACCGGCCTGTCAGTAGAATCGCTCTCCCGCAAGATGTTCGGAGCCGTCGGATCCATCCTGGCTCCTCTGGTTTTCGCGGCGACCGCCCTCTACTTCGGCGTCTTCGAAGGTTCCATCGTCGCCGTGGCGCTCCAGGAGTACTTCGGCGGCGACCTGCGTACCTGGTACCTGGTCAGCGTGGTCTACATGATTCCGCTCGTCATCGGTGGGGTTGCGACTTGGTTGGACAAGATCAACGGAATCCTCTTGCCCTTCTATGTCATAGGTCTGGTCGCGGTCGTCGTCGGGGCGACGATCAAACAGGGATACCCCAGTGGCTGGCTCGATTCCGTAGCGACGACCGGGCCCCTCCCCGGCTGGATGACCTCGTACCTGATCTACATGGGGGTGTGGGTCATGATGATGTACACCTTCGACTACGCCCGCCTCGGTAAGCCCTCCGACGCAAAGTTCCACGGCACGGTCACTTTCGGCTGGGTGTTCTACCTGTTCACCTTCGGCGTGAACGGCCTGATCGGCATCTACCTGCTGAGCAGTTGGGGAATCGCGGGCACCGAAACCGGCGTCGTCAAGGCCGTCATCAACTCTCTCGGGATCGCTGGTGTCCTGCTGATCCTCGTATCGCAAACACGGATCAACACGGCCAACTACTACCTTGCGTCGAGCAACCTGCAGGTGCTTGCCGACCGCGCATTCGGAAGAACCACTCCGCGAGCAGTGTGGGTATTGGTAGCTGGAGTCCTCGCCTATCTCTTCATGCTCACCGACGTCCTGGGGTATCTGCTCACGGCTCTCGCGTGGCAAGGAGTTCTGGTCACCGCATGGGTGGCCATCGCACTGGTTCATATCGCACTCGACAAGAGTGACCAGGAGCAAGCGGCAGTCTCGACGAGGGGAGGCGGGGCGCTGGCCTGGTTGCTGGCCTCCGCTGTCGGGATCGCGGCAACGGTACAAAGCACCTACCCGGTGGTTGCCCAGCTTGCACCACTGATCACGGTGTTGCTGGCGGCGAGCTTGTACTGGTTCTCGCGTACCTCGCGACTTCTCAACCAGACCAAGACGACCTGCGCGGCCGAGATCTGA